One segment of Prionailurus bengalensis isolate Pbe53 chromosome X, Fcat_Pben_1.1_paternal_pri, whole genome shotgun sequence DNA contains the following:
- the ZCCHC13 gene encoding zinc finger CCHC domain-containing protein 13, with amino-acid sequence MAMSNKECFKCGRSGHWARGCPRGGGSQGRGARSHGRGSQCSSTNPSDICYRCGESGHHAKNCDLLEDICYNCGRSGHIAKDCIEPKREREQCCYTCGRPGHLARDCDRQEEQKCYSCGEYGHIQKDCTQVKCYRCGEIGHMAINCSKTSEVNCYRCGESGHLARECPTEATA; translated from the coding sequence ATGGCCATGAGCAATAAGGAATGCTTCAAGTGTGGACGCTCTGGCCACTGGGCCCGGGGATGCCCTAGAGGAGGAGGAAGTCAAGGGCGTGGAGCTAGAAGCCATGGCAGAGGTTCCCAGTGCAGTTCCACCAACCCGTCTGACATCTGTTACCGCTGTGGTGAGTCTGGTCATCATGCTAAGAATTGTGATCTTCTCGAGGACATCTGCTACAACTGTGGGAGAAGTGGCCACATCGCCAAAGATTGTATTGAGCctaagcgagagagagagcagtgttGTTACACTTGTGGCAGACCAGGCCATCTGGCTCGTGATTGTGACCGTCAGGAAGAGCAGAAGTGCTACTCTTGTGGTGAATATGGCCACATTCAGAAAGACTGCACCCAAGTCAAATGCTACCGGTGCGGTGAGATTGGCCACATGGCCATCAACTGCAGCAAGACGAGTGAAGTCAACTGCTACCGCTGTGGCGAGTCTGGACATCTGGCCCGGGAATGCCCCACTGAGGCTAccgcttaa